From the genome of Terriglobales bacterium, one region includes:
- a CDS encoding PAS domain S-box protein has product MAGKAQSPDEIRFPELSGADEVSLRLAAIVESSDDAIISKDLNGIVRSWNRAATRLFGWEPDEMIGRSILTIIPPELHHEEAEILRKLRNGERIEHYETVRIRKDGTRRDFSLTISPLKMADGRIVGASKIARDITERKRSDEIRLRLAAIVDSSEDAIISKDLNGIVRSWNPAATRMFGWQPEEIIGKSILALIPEFLHDEEVEILQQLRNGRHIEHYETKRLHRSGRLLDVSLTVSPMKDLNGRVIGASKIARDISDRKRMQQALIDSEKLAATGRMAAAIAHEINNPLEAVTNLAYLLTVDATLNETAQRYAKLLLQEIGRASAITKQTLGFYRDTGKPSDVHMRKLLDDVLEINRHRLCEKDIEIRREYQTEDLLFGYESELRQVFANLVLNAVDAMRPRGILRIRVSKDPSRNGAASRIRVSVGDNGSGMSSASRLKLFEPFYTTKGSSGNGLGLWISRGIVEKHGGKIKVWSRSGCIDSGTVFSVLLPQFDQERREKVAV; this is encoded by the coding sequence GTGGCTGGAAAAGCACAAAGTCCAGACGAAATCAGATTCCCTGAATTGAGCGGAGCGGACGAAGTAAGCCTAAGGCTGGCGGCGATCGTGGAGTCTTCCGACGATGCGATCATCAGCAAGGACCTTAACGGCATCGTGAGAAGCTGGAATCGCGCCGCAACTCGTCTGTTCGGTTGGGAACCCGACGAAATGATCGGCCGGTCGATCCTAACCATCATTCCTCCTGAACTGCACCACGAGGAAGCCGAGATTCTCCGTAAGCTGCGGAACGGTGAGCGCATTGAGCACTATGAAACGGTTCGAATCCGGAAAGATGGAACCCGCCGTGATTTCTCGCTGACGATTTCCCCTTTGAAGATGGCCGACGGCAGGATTGTCGGAGCCTCGAAGATTGCCCGAGACATCACCGAGCGGAAGCGGAGCGACGAAATTCGGCTCCGACTGGCGGCCATTGTGGACTCTTCCGAGGACGCCATCATCAGCAAGGACCTTAATGGAATCGTGAGAAGCTGGAATCCGGCAGCCACTCGGATGTTTGGCTGGCAGCCAGAGGAAATCATCGGCAAGTCAATCCTGGCGCTTATTCCCGAATTCCTCCACGACGAAGAAGTGGAGATCCTCCAGCAATTGAGGAACGGAAGGCATATCGAGCACTACGAGACTAAGCGGCTGCACAGGAGCGGTCGGCTGCTGGACGTCTCGTTGACGGTATCGCCGATGAAAGACCTGAACGGCCGGGTCATCGGGGCATCGAAAATTGCCAGAGATATTTCCGATCGGAAAAGGATGCAGCAGGCCCTGATCGATTCCGAAAAACTTGCGGCAACTGGAAGAATGGCGGCGGCAATCGCCCACGAGATCAACAATCCGTTGGAGGCGGTCACGAACCTGGCGTACCTGTTGACAGTGGATGCGACCCTGAATGAAACGGCACAAAGGTACGCCAAGTTACTTCTGCAGGAAATAGGGCGAGCCAGTGCAATCACAAAGCAGACTCTCGGTTTCTATCGCGATACAGGCAAACCCTCAGACGTGCACATGCGCAAGTTGCTGGACGATGTGCTGGAGATCAACCGGCACCGCCTTTGTGAAAAAGACATCGAGATAAGGCGGGAGTACCAGACCGAGGACTTGCTCTTTGGGTATGAATCAGAGCTGCGGCAGGTCTTCGCGAACCTGGTGCTCAATGCCGTGGATGCGATGCGCCCACGGGGAATCTTGCGAATTCGCGTGAGTAAAGATCCGTCACGCAATGGGGCTGCAAGTCGAATTCGTGTTAGCGTCGGCGATAACGGCTCAGGAATGAGCTCTGCATCCCGGTTGAAGCTTTTCGAGCCTTTCTATACCACGAAAGGGAGCAGTGGAAACGGCCTAGGGCTTTGGATCAGCCGAGGCATCGTCGAAAAGCACGGCGGAAAAATAAAAGTGTGGAGCCGAAGTGGCTGTATCGACTCCGGCACAGTCTTTTCTGTTCTGCTACCGCAATTCGACCAAGAACGTCGAGAAAAAGTCGCGGTCTAG
- a CDS encoding serine hydrolase, whose translation MNHRRSWLVLILILVLTLTASAQSVPSDLDSWVDRTMKTFAVPGVAVAVVKDGKVLVAKGYGVRELGKPARVDEHTLFGIASNTKAFTSAALAMLVDEDKLAWNDPVTLHLPWFAIDDPYITHELTVRDTLSHRSGLGLGAGDLMFFPPSTLSRDEILRHARYLKPASSLRSKYAYNNLMFLAAGQIIPVIAGKSWDEFIKDRIFQPLGMTDSVTDTKSAITSSNHVVAHSKVDGKITPVGWQGMDNAGPAGSIASSVTDLSKWVMLQLNRGTTADGKKLFSEKRSAEMWTPTTIVPISKQPKVLAAATPNFMNYGMGWFLRDYHGRKLVYHTGGLVGQVSKVLLVPEENLGIIVLTNQEQGGAFESIVYHLLDHYLNLPKTDWIAAFREATDIKEKEAAETEQKAREARAAKSRPSLPLDQYSGDYKDAWYGLISIRPQEYGLVMKFENTPGMIGDLEHWQYDSFIVKWRDRTIPDAYLWFALKHDGSIESAKMAPVSPLADFSFDFQDLLLVPLPKLNVSITMVPK comes from the coding sequence TTGAACCATCGCCGTTCATGGCTGGTCTTAATACTCATTCTCGTCCTGACCCTAACGGCATCGGCCCAATCTGTTCCTTCGGACCTCGATAGCTGGGTCGATCGTACGATGAAGACCTTCGCCGTGCCGGGTGTCGCAGTAGCCGTAGTCAAAGACGGCAAAGTACTGGTCGCGAAGGGGTACGGTGTGCGGGAGCTGGGAAAGCCCGCACGGGTTGACGAGCACACCCTCTTCGGCATCGCGTCCAACACCAAGGCTTTCACCAGCGCCGCTCTGGCCATGCTCGTAGACGAAGACAAGCTCGCCTGGAATGACCCCGTCACCCTGCATTTGCCATGGTTCGCGATCGACGATCCATACATCACCCACGAACTGACCGTCCGCGACACTCTTAGCCATCGCAGTGGCCTTGGGCTCGGTGCCGGCGACCTGATGTTCTTCCCGCCCTCAACGCTTAGCCGCGACGAGATCCTGCGTCACGCCCGTTACCTGAAACCAGCTTCCAGCCTGCGCAGCAAGTACGCCTACAACAACCTTATGTTTCTCGCTGCCGGGCAGATCATTCCCGTGATTGCAGGCAAAAGTTGGGATGAGTTCATCAAGGATCGTATCTTCCAGCCCCTTGGCATGACCGACTCCGTAACCGATACGAAATCGGCAATCACAAGTTCGAACCACGTTGTCGCCCATTCGAAAGTCGACGGCAAAATCACCCCGGTCGGCTGGCAAGGGATGGATAATGCCGGACCAGCTGGTTCTATCGCGTCGAGCGTCACCGATCTTTCCAAATGGGTGATGCTCCAACTGAACCGCGGCACCACTGCCGACGGTAAGAAATTGTTCAGCGAGAAACGCTCTGCTGAAATGTGGACGCCCACCACCATTGTGCCAATCAGCAAGCAGCCGAAGGTCTTAGCAGCCGCTACGCCGAACTTCATGAATTACGGCATGGGCTGGTTTCTTCGCGACTATCACGGACGCAAACTCGTCTATCACACCGGCGGCTTAGTCGGTCAGGTTTCGAAGGTCCTGCTCGTTCCCGAGGAAAACCTGGGCATAATCGTTCTCACTAATCAGGAACAAGGCGGCGCCTTCGAGAGCATCGTTTATCACCTGCTTGATCACTATCTCAATCTCCCGAAAACCGACTGGATCGCAGCGTTTCGTGAGGCCACTGACATCAAGGAAAAAGAGGCGGCAGAAACCGAGCAGAAAGCTCGCGAGGCACGTGCGGCCAAGTCGCGCCCCTCTTTGCCATTGGATCAGTATTCAGGCGATTACAAGGACGCATGGTACGGTCTCATCTCCATTCGTCCGCAGGAGTACGGACTTGTAATGAAGTTCGAGAACACACCCGGCATGATCGGCGACCTCGAACATTGGCAATATGATTCGTTCATTGTGAAGTGGCGCGATCGTACCATCCCGGATGCGTATCTCTGGTTCGCGCTGAAACACGATGGCAGCATCGAGAGCGCGAAGATGGCGCCGGTATCGCCCCTGGCAGACTTCAGTTTCGATTTCCAGGATCTGTTGCTAGTCCCGTTGCCGAAACTGAATGTGAGCATAACCATGGTTCCCAAATGA
- the hemQ gene encoding hydrogen peroxide-dependent heme synthase, translating into MTASNVRAEIARTQIPQVPLTIEGSSVLHQMMRFRWSEWRKLSASERQQITAEAAPVFEELEKQQSAVYSMLGHKGDFLFLHFRNSFDELNQVELRLAKLRLWDFLESQTSYVSMVELGLYDSSVKIYEALLARGVEPNTDEWTKEIQETLNRQRDAMRPRLYPEIPPARYLCFYPMDRKRGEAKNWYTLPIEERQRQMHEHGMVGRRYAGEVRQIITGSIGFDDWEWGVDLFADDPLVFKKLIYEMRFDEVSAIYAAFGSFFVGVRCPAKDLSRMLDGELPPRQ; encoded by the coding sequence ATGACTGCCAGTAACGTTCGTGCCGAGATCGCTCGGACTCAAATTCCGCAGGTACCACTCACGATAGAGGGCTCGAGCGTCCTCCATCAGATGATGCGCTTCCGGTGGTCCGAATGGCGCAAGTTGTCGGCGTCCGAACGTCAGCAGATCACGGCCGAAGCCGCTCCTGTTTTTGAGGAACTCGAAAAGCAGCAGTCCGCCGTCTATTCAATGCTGGGTCACAAAGGCGATTTCCTCTTCTTGCATTTCCGAAATTCATTCGATGAACTGAACCAGGTTGAACTTCGGCTCGCTAAGCTTCGCCTGTGGGACTTCCTCGAATCCCAAACCTCATACGTCTCGATGGTCGAACTTGGACTTTACGACTCCAGCGTGAAGATCTATGAAGCCCTGCTGGCTCGTGGGGTCGAACCCAACACCGACGAGTGGACCAAGGAGATACAGGAGACCCTCAACCGTCAACGTGACGCCATGAGGCCGCGCCTCTACCCAGAAATCCCGCCTGCCAGATATCTCTGCTTTTATCCCATGGACCGGAAACGCGGTGAGGCGAAGAACTGGTACACCCTGCCTATCGAGGAACGCCAACGCCAGATGCACGAACATGGGATGGTCGGCCGACGGTATGCCGGAGAAGTCCGCCAGATCATTACTGGCTCTATCGGCTTCGACGACTGGGAGTGGGGCGTGGATCTTTTCGCGGATGACCCCCTCGTCTTTAAGAAGCTTATCTACGAGATGCGCTTTGACGAGGTCAGTGCCATTTACGCGGCGTTCGGCTCGTTCTTTGTGGGCGTACGCTGCCCGGCGAAGGATTTGTCCCGGATGCTGGATGGAGAACTTCCACCACGCCAGTAA